A DNA window from bacterium contains the following coding sequences:
- a CDS encoding DUF4159 domain-containing protein: YGGGGDWYNDPEEEINLLKEFSARTGVSVQAGKVSLSAADDDLFLHPFLFITGHGEIKFTAREVERLRLFLTSGGFLYADDDYGMDVSFRRELKRVFPEAELQELPPDFPLFTCYYDLSAGLPKIHEHEKGRPKAYGLFYQGRLVVFYTFNTNISDGWTNDHNDPPETREQAVKVGINILWYALTRP; the protein is encoded by the coding sequence TACGGCGGCGGCGGCGACTGGTACAACGATCCCGAGGAGGAGATCAATCTGCTGAAGGAATTCTCGGCCCGCACCGGGGTCAGCGTTCAGGCAGGGAAGGTCTCGCTCTCGGCCGCCGATGACGACCTGTTCCTGCACCCCTTCCTGTTCATCACCGGGCATGGGGAGATAAAGTTCACGGCCCGCGAAGTGGAGCGGCTGAGGCTGTTTTTGACCTCGGGAGGCTTTCTTTACGCCGATGACGACTACGGGATGGATGTTTCCTTCCGCCGGGAGCTGAAGCGGGTGTTCCCGGAGGCCGAACTGCAGGAACTCCCGCCGGATTTTCCGCTGTTCACCTGTTATTATGATCTCTCCGCCGGACTGCCCAAGATCCACGAGCACGAAAAGGGGCGGCCCAAAGCCTACGGTTTATTTTACCAGGGGCGGCTGGTGGTCTTTTACACTTTTAACACAAATATTTCCGACGGCTGGACCAACGACCACAACGACCCGCCCGAGACCCGGGAGCAGGCGGTCAAGGTGGGGA